One stretch of Patescibacteria group bacterium DNA includes these proteins:
- a CDS encoding GIY-YIG nuclease family protein, which yields MNLEKIKKLNIPKAPGSYQFFDKDGVIIYIGKAANLNSRVLSYWQKSTNHSPSKHAMMKIIKKIEWVETDSEIEALLLESNLIKKHQPQFNILLRDDKRFLYVYISTDDEIPGVFTSRKIGRSGKYFGPFVSAQAVKETLKAIRKIWPYCSEKKLQKTPCFYYQVNKCLGICGGLVTREEYMKKIIKPIILFFEGKKEKILKDLEKQKKSFEKEGNEEELRRIKFYIKNMKNVLDHANILGLVDKYATDVIELAKILSLPKIPNRIEGFDISNIYGESAVGSMVVFEEGESNKKEYKKFKIKVSEKDGDTGMMREVLERRFAHSISKEEKNLWPNPDLIILDGGKGQLNVALKILKKYKLDIPVIAISKGVGLRSAAAPDKIFFPGEKTPLELSLSSPAMHLIKRVRDESHRFAIKYHRELRRKSLFKK from the coding sequence ATGAATTTAGAAAAAATAAAAAAACTAAATATTCCAAAAGCTCCAGGGTCTTATCAATTTTTTGATAAAGATGGTGTTATTATTTATATTGGGAAAGCAGCTAATCTAAATTCTCGTGTTTTATCTTACTGGCAAAAAAGTACTAATCATTCTCCATCAAAACATGCCATGATGAAAATTATTAAAAAAATAGAGTGGGTTGAAACTGATTCGGAAATTGAGGCGCTCCTCTTGGAATCAAATTTGATTAAAAAACATCAACCGCAGTTTAATATTTTGTTGAGAGACGATAAAAGATTTTTGTATGTTTATATTTCAACTGATGATGAAATTCCTGGGGTTTTTACTTCTAGAAAAATAGGGAGGTCAGGAAAGTACTTTGGACCTTTTGTTAGTGCGCAAGCAGTAAAAGAGACTTTGAAAGCTATCAGGAAGATATGGCCATATTGCAGTGAAAAGAAACTCCAAAAAACTCCTTGTTTTTATTATCAGGTTAATAAATGCTTGGGGATTTGTGGTGGACTTGTAACAAGGGAAGAGTATATGAAGAAAATAATTAAACCAATTATTTTATTTTTTGAAGGTAAAAAAGAAAAAATACTCAAAGATTTAGAAAAGCAAAAAAAATCTTTTGAAAAAGAGGGGAACGAAGAAGAGTTAAGGAGAATTAAATTTTATATAAAAAACATGAAAAATGTTTTAGATCATGCCAACATATTGGGTCTAGTTGATAAATATGCAACTGACGTGATAGAACTTGCCAAAATACTTTCCTTACCAAAAATTCCAAACAGAATAGAAGGCTTCGATATTTCAAATATTTATGGTGAGAGTGCTGTTGGCTCGATGGTTGTTTTTGAAGAAGGAGAATCCAATAAAAAAGAATACAAAAAATTTAAAATAAAAGTTAGTGAAAAAGATGGCGATACAGGCATGATGCGAGAGGTTTTGGAAAGAAGATTTGCCCATTCTATCTCAAAAGAAGAAAAAAACCTTTGGCCAAACCCAGATTTGATTATTTTGGATGGAGGGAAGGGCCAGCTTAATGTAGCTTTAAAAATTCTAAAGAAATATAAACTGGATATTCCAGTTATCGCTATATCTAAAGGTGTCGGTCTTCGTTCAGCCGCAGCTCCAGATAAAATATTTTTCCCAGGAGAAAAAACCCCCCTAGAACTATCTCTCAGTTCTCCAGCCATGCACCTTATAAAAAGAGTTCGAGACGAATCACATCGCTTTGCAATTAAGTATCATAGAGAGTTAAGAAGAAAAAGTTTGTTTAAAAAATAG
- the ileS gene encoding isoleucine--tRNA ligase yields MEENKQARSPFPVMEEEVLKFWEENKIFEKSVDRVAPQGDYVFYDGPPFATGTPHYGHIAASIMKDSVPRYWTMRGYKVERKWGWDCHGLPIENIVEKELGSKSKKDLDAIGVEKFNNLCRSKVEGYADVWEKTIGRLGRWADMKNSYRTMDLNYMESIWWVFKQLWDRDLVYEGFRSMHVCPRCETTLSQMEVSEGYETIKDLSAIAKFELIDPVIASEAKQSQETADEFNKQGLKERDRHVADTPRDDKIYVLAWTTTPWTLIGNVALAVGNDIDYVKVKITKEENADIFIFAKERLEDTVKENEYEILETFKGSELVGKKYKPLFDYYSKDEKLEGHEKGWAIYAGDFVTTEEGTGAVHIAPAFGDDDMKLGKEHGLPFVQHLGMDGIIKKEATDFAGMNVKEIENHMATDIEIIKYLAHNGLLFHKEKYEHSYPHCWRCETPLLNYATSSWFVSVTKIKDNLLDNAKKINWSPEHIKEGRFGKWLEGARDWSISRQRYWASVMPLWKCECGEIKVFGSIDELEKASGVRVDDLHKDVVDKVKFPCDKCGKEMSRIPDVLDTWFDSGSMPYAQMHYPFENKEKFEANFPAKFIAEGTDQTRAWFYYLHVISGGVKETNAFQNVIVNGIVLAEDGKKMSKRLQNYPDPMEIMNTYGADALRYYFLSSSVMLAENFSFSETGVKEALRKNNMIIWNVYKFYELYASELKDESEKMKVESTNILDKWILSQLNQLIKTVTEEMDSYNLPKSTRPIEEFINDLSTWYIRRSRDRFKSEDIEDKQFALATTKHVLIELSKVMAPFIPFLAETLWQNVSGHDFKDSEKSVHLESWPEAGEIDESLLKEMEEVKRIVELGLAARDEAGIKVRQPLREFKIQNSKFKITKDFENLLADELNVKSIVSKKGEGNITVEFDLEITPELKQEGTKREIVRFVNALRKKADLSIEDRADLSWGSNSEDIKKVFEIFSEDIKKETLCDSMVEGVNDDLDHTKEVKIDGQLVRFGIEKK; encoded by the coding sequence ATGGAAGAAAATAAGCAGGCGCGTAGCCCATTTCCTGTAATGGAGGAAGAAGTTTTAAAATTTTGGGAGGAAAATAAAATATTTGAAAAATCCGTAGACAGAGTAGCGCCTCAAGGTGACTATGTTTTTTATGATGGACCTCCTTTCGCCACGGGCACTCCTCATTATGGCCATATTGCCGCCAGTATTATGAAAGACTCAGTCCCTAGATATTGGACCATGAGAGGCTACAAGGTTGAACGTAAATGGGGTTGGGATTGCCACGGCTTGCCTATTGAAAATATTGTAGAAAAAGAACTCGGTTCAAAATCAAAAAAAGATCTTGATGCTATTGGTGTTGAAAAATTCAACAATCTTTGTCGTTCAAAAGTAGAGGGATATGCTGACGTTTGGGAAAAAACAATCGGAAGACTTGGGCGTTGGGCTGATATGAAAAATTCCTACAGAACAATGGATTTGAATTATATGGAGTCTATTTGGTGGGTCTTTAAACAACTTTGGGACAGGGATTTAGTCTATGAAGGTTTCCGTTCAATGCACGTTTGTCCTCGTTGTGAGACAACACTTTCTCAGATGGAAGTTAGTGAAGGGTATGAGACAATTAAAGATCTTTCAGCGATAGCAAAGTTTGAATTAATCGACCCTGTCATTGCGAGCGAAGCGAAGCAATCTCAGGAAACAGCCGATGAATTTAACAAACAAGGCCTAAAAGAAAGAGATCGCCACGTCGCTGACACTCCTCGCGATGACAAGATATACGTTCTAGCCTGGACAACAACTCCTTGGACATTGATTGGGAATGTTGCTTTGGCAGTCGGAAATGATATTGACTATGTGAAGGTAAAAATAACAAAAGAGGAAAATGCAGATATTTTTATTTTTGCAAAAGAGAGATTGGAAGACACTGTTAAGGAAAATGAATATGAAATTCTAGAAACGTTTAAGGGTTCTGAATTAGTAGGCAAAAAATACAAACCACTATTTGATTATTATTCAAAAGATGAAAAATTAGAAGGCCACGAAAAGGGTTGGGCTATTTATGCTGGTGACTTCGTAACAACCGAGGAGGGAACAGGTGCTGTTCATATTGCTCCTGCTTTTGGTGATGATGATATGAAACTTGGGAAAGAGCATGGATTACCTTTCGTTCAACATCTTGGAATGGATGGGATTATTAAAAAAGAAGCGACAGACTTTGCTGGGATGAATGTCAAAGAGATAGAGAATCACATGGCAACCGATATTGAGATAATAAAATACTTAGCACATAACGGCCTACTTTTCCATAAAGAAAAATATGAACATTCCTATCCTCATTGCTGGCGTTGTGAAACCCCACTTCTTAACTATGCAACTTCATCTTGGTTTGTGAGTGTTACAAAAATAAAAGATAACCTATTAGATAATGCCAAAAAAATAAATTGGTCACCTGAACACATCAAAGAAGGTCGTTTTGGAAAATGGCTCGAAGGAGCGCGTGATTGGTCTATCTCTCGTCAGCGTTATTGGGCATCTGTTATGCCTTTGTGGAAATGCGAATGCGGAGAGATAAAAGTCTTTGGGTCAATTGACGAACTTGAAAAAGCGAGTGGTGTTAGAGTAGATGATTTGCATAAAGATGTAGTGGATAAGGTTAAATTCCCTTGTGATAAATGTGGCAAGGAAATGAGTCGTATTCCCGATGTCCTAGACACTTGGTTTGATTCAGGTTCAATGCCTTATGCACAAATGCATTATCCTTTTGAAAACAAAGAAAAATTTGAAGCAAATTTCCCAGCCAAATTTATTGCTGAAGGGACTGATCAGACTAGAGCTTGGTTCTATTATTTGCATGTAATCTCTGGTGGAGTAAAAGAGACCAATGCATTTCAAAACGTAATCGTAAATGGAATAGTTCTCGCTGAAGATGGTAAAAAGATGTCAAAGCGTTTGCAAAACTATCCTGATCCAATGGAAATAATGAACACTTACGGGGCTGACGCTCTCAGATATTATTTTTTAAGTTCATCAGTTATGCTTGCTGAAAATTTTAGTTTTTCTGAAACAGGGGTAAAAGAAGCACTTCGAAAGAATAATATGATAATTTGGAATGTCTATAAATTCTATGAATTGTATGCGAGTGAGTTAAAAGATGAAAGTGAAAAGATGAAAGTAGAAAGCACAAATATTTTAGATAAATGGATATTGTCTCAATTGAATCAATTGATAAAAACAGTGACAGAAGAGATGGATTCTTATAATCTTCCAAAATCAACAAGACCAATAGAAGAATTTATTAATGATTTATCAACTTGGTATATTAGACGTTCAAGGGATAGATTTAAATCTGAAGACATAGAGGATAAACAGTTTGCTCTTGCAACAACAAAACATGTTTTGATTGAACTTTCAAAAGTGATGGCGCCTTTTATCCCATTTTTAGCTGAAACTCTTTGGCAAAATGTATCTGGACATGACTTTAAAGATTCTGAAAAATCAGTTCATCTAGAGTCTTGGCCAGAAGCAGGAGAGATTGATGAGAGTTTGCTGAAAGAAATGGAAGAGGTTAAAAGAATTGTCGAACTTGGGTTAGCTGCTCGTGATGAGGCGGGGATAAAAGTTAGGCAACCTTTGAGAGAATTCAAAATTCAAAATTCAAAATTCAAAATTACAAAAGATTTTGAGAATCTTTTGGCGGATGAATTGAATGTTAAATCTATAGTCTCTAAAAAGGGGGAGGGAAATATTACAGTTGAATTTGATTTAGAGATTACTCCAGAATTAAAACAAGAAGGAACAAAAAGAGAAATAGTTCGTTTTGTAAATGCTTTAAGGAAAAAAGCAGATCTAAGTATTGAGGATAGGGCAGATTTATCTTGGGGCTCTAATTCAGAAGATATTAAAAAAGTTTTTGAGATATTTTCTGAAGATATAAAAAAAGAAACACTCTGCGATAGCATGGTCGAAGGAGTAAATGATGACCTAGATCACACAAAAGAAGTGAAGATAGACGGGCAGTTGGTTAGATTTGGGATAGAGAAGAAATAA
- a CDS encoding ATP-binding protein produces the protein MSIYLFSILFNAVVAYVLGFFSLRKKGGGDVYRNFYYLLSLVSLIYFTLFAMQFSYQTSATMFLAQILMVWMILLPLIILRTVLIFAGKHRSHKKQCYFLAVVTFGFLVANYFNIFIDSVGPRPYFNSWPSASTYFEYFNIYFFSLLVYSLFILFSKYSRSQASVKESIKYTIFAILVFYISQITDYYFWYGVNIPPIGNFVLNSLFVLVFYFFLSKRIIDFQLAIRKSTVTLSSLLLMFAIVIFLKYFLAIFLPEVLVWDDYALLILAIFIYPLIKNRLFRFANRYFFTSLYDPGKVITKFNKSLRSIIEIDEIYALLDKTFSRTFHSGAFGVLFYGYDNKKYSIKYNTGFNIYSDVEFESDSMLFRKYIEKDKIIVMSDLLKDIQFRERKMTQIFKHFKIELVIPLVIKDRVLGVIVLSAKKSGDSYNNEDIGVLNVISSQVTVAIDNALKYEEIKKFKFKLQREVKKATQELRVVNSELKRVDADKSGFISIASHQLRTPLTVIKGYSSMILEGNFGGLKDVTKDAMSKVFISSERLIELVEDLLDISRIESGKQSYEFKSGQLEDLIDSMIDSLAMSAEEKKVDLVWNMPKKPLSPIKLDKEKLRQSCMNLIENAIKYTSKAGREHACVKVDISEDKENKRITVKIKDNGLGISKEDMANLFTKFYRGKDKAIATIEGTGLGLYIAKQIIVKHDGDVTVKSAGEGKGAEFTFWVPTWVSNKNIN, from the coding sequence ATGAGTATATATTTATTTTCAATTTTATTTAATGCAGTTGTCGCCTACGTGTTGGGATTTTTTTCCTTGCGAAAAAAAGGTGGTGGAGATGTTTATAGAAATTTTTATTACCTATTATCTTTAGTTTCACTTATTTATTTTACACTTTTTGCCATGCAATTCTCCTATCAGACAAGCGCGACTATGTTTTTAGCGCAGATTTTAATGGTATGGATGATTTTGCTACCTTTGATTATATTGAGGACTGTTTTGATATTCGCAGGGAAACATAGATCTCACAAAAAACAATGCTATTTCTTGGCTGTAGTTACTTTCGGATTTTTAGTTGCTAATTATTTTAATATTTTTATTGATAGTGTTGGTCCGCGACCTTACTTTAACTCTTGGCCAAGTGCTAGTACATACTTTGAATATTTTAATATATACTTTTTTAGTCTTCTCGTTTATTCTCTTTTTATTCTTTTTTCAAAATATTCAAGATCACAAGCCTCCGTAAAGGAAAGTATAAAATACACAATTTTTGCTATTCTTGTTTTTTATATCTCCCAAATAACTGATTACTATTTTTGGTACGGGGTAAATATTCCTCCAATTGGAAATTTTGTATTAAATTCTCTATTTGTTTTGGTCTTTTACTTTTTCCTATCAAAACGTATTATAGATTTCCAGCTAGCCATAAGAAAATCGACCGTCACTCTATCATCTTTGCTTTTAATGTTTGCGATTGTCATTTTTCTTAAATACTTTTTAGCAATATTTCTACCTGAAGTGTTAGTTTGGGATGATTATGCTCTATTGATTTTAGCAATCTTTATATACCCGTTAATAAAAAACCGTCTCTTCCGTTTTGCTAACAGATATTTTTTCACCTCTCTTTATGATCCAGGGAAGGTTATAACCAAATTCAACAAAAGTCTGAGAAGTATTATTGAAATAGACGAAATATATGCATTGTTAGATAAAACTTTTTCTAGAACTTTTCATTCTGGTGCTTTTGGGGTTTTATTTTATGGATATGATAATAAAAAATATTCTATAAAATATAACACTGGCTTTAATATTTATTCCGATGTTGAGTTTGAAAGTGATTCTATGCTTTTTAGAAAATATATAGAAAAAGACAAAATTATTGTAATGAGTGATTTATTGAAGGATATTCAGTTTAGGGAAAGAAAAATGACTCAAATATTTAAACATTTCAAAATTGAGTTAGTAATTCCTCTTGTAATTAAAGATAGAGTTCTTGGTGTCATAGTTCTCTCGGCCAAAAAATCTGGAGATTCTTATAATAATGAAGACATAGGAGTTCTAAATGTTATCAGTTCACAGGTTACAGTGGCAATTGACAATGCTCTAAAATATGAAGAGATAAAAAAGTTTAAGTTTAAACTGCAACGTGAAGTGAAAAAAGCAACTCAAGAATTAAGAGTTGTGAATAGTGAATTAAAAAGAGTTGATGCAGACAAATCAGGGTTCATATCCATTGCTTCCCATCAACTGCGCACCCCACTGACTGTTATAAAAGGTTATTCTTCAATGATTTTAGAAGGTAATTTCGGAGGATTAAAAGATGTAACAAAGGATGCAATGTCAAAAGTATTTATTTCTTCAGAAAGACTGATTGAATTGGTTGAAGACTTGTTGGATATTTCCAGAATTGAGTCTGGTAAACAAAGTTACGAGTTTAAATCAGGGCAACTTGAAGATTTGATTGATAGTATGATAGACAGTTTGGCTATGAGTGCTGAAGAGAAAAAAGTCGATCTTGTTTGGAATATGCCCAAAAAACCTCTTTCACCAATAAAATTAGACAAAGAGAAACTTAGACAGTCGTGTATGAATTTAATAGAAAATGCGATAAAATATACTAGTAAAGCTGGAAGAGAGCATGCTTGTGTAAAAGTTGATATTTCTGAAGACAAAGAGAATAAAAGAATAACCGTAAAAATAAAAGACAACGGTCTAGGGATAAGTAAGGAGGACATGGCAAATTTGTTTACAAAATTTTACAGAGGAAAAGACAAGGCTATCGCTACTATTGAGGGGACTGGACTTGGTCTCTATATTGCCAAACAGATAATAGTCAAACACGATGGAGATGTGACTGTAAAGAGTGCAGGAGAAGGGAAGGGCGCTGAGTTTACATTCTGGGTTCCTACTTGGGTTTCAAATAAAAATATTAATTAA
- a CDS encoding ferredoxin, with amino-acid sequence MSVKVNQETCIGCGSCVAICPSNFEMGPEGKAVAKSQENFPCVKDAADTCPVQAISVN; translated from the coding sequence ATGTCTGTAAAAGTAAATCAAGAAACTTGTATCGGGTGTGGTTCATGCGTCGCAATCTGCCCATCAAATTTTGAAATGGGACCTGAAGGCAAAGCAGTAGCAAAAAGCCAAGAAAATTTTCCTTGCGTTAAGGACGCAGCTGACACTTGCCCGGTCCAAGCTATCTCTGTTAATTAA
- a CDS encoding response regulator: protein MSKKILIVEDEAFIAEMYKIKFESFGYEVALAHDGVEGIQMAGKFMPDLVLLDLMMPHKDGYQTLKELREEEKTKELKVFILSNLGQKEEIDKGVEMGADGFFVKAHLTPSQLLDKVNEIL, encoded by the coding sequence ATGTCAAAGAAAATTTTAATTGTCGAGGACGAAGCATTCATCGCAGAGATGTACAAAATTAAATTTGAAAGCTTTGGTTACGAAGTTGCTCTAGCTCATGATGGGGTAGAGGGAATTCAAATGGCTGGTAAGTTTATGCCTGATTTAGTTCTCTTGGATTTGATGATGCCTCACAAAGATGGTTATCAAACCCTAAAAGAACTGAGAGAAGAAGAAAAAACCAAAGAATTGAAGGTTTTTATTCTTTCAAATTTGGGACAGAAGGAAGAGATTGATAAAGGAGTAGAAATGGGAGCAGACGGTTTTTTTGTAAAAGCCCATTTGACTCCAAGCCAACTTTTAGATAAAGTTAATGAAATCCTGTAG
- the uvrB gene encoding excinuclease ABC subunit UvrB, with translation MDFQFKSKFEPKGDQPKAIKQLTEGIQKNYKAQTLLGVTGSGKTFTMAKIIENVQRPTLVMSHNKTLAAQLYNEFKLFFPNNAVHYFVSYYDYYQPEAYIPQSDTYIEKEATINEEIDRLRHAATQSLVNRRDVIIVASVSCIYGIGAREDYIEQGIIFEEGQEIKRNHILKELVRMQFERNDTAFYRGQFRVKGDTIDIHLSTGEGVIRIILFGDVIEKILIFTIKPSAGNPIWAGELRNKDAANLEKINLLPAKHFMTPEDRMKKAVKKIKAELKQRLKALRGEDNPAKTPKGVRDVALTPAPKNVEAYRLERKTNYDIEMMEELGYCNGIENYSRHLSGRKAGTSPDTLIDFFPKDYLMFIDESHVTVPQIGGMFAGDKSRKETLIDFGFRLPSALDNRPLNFAEFNTKVNQVIYASATPREYEINQSKQIVEQLIRPTGLLDPEIQIKKKDNQVADVMDELEKVIRKKQRVLITTLTKRMAEELSEFIAERGVRVEYLHSEIDTLERVEILRRLRTGEIDVLVGVNLLREGLDLPEVALVAILDADISGFLRNETALVQTVGRAARNIDGRVIMYANKMTPAIKFAVAETKRRRRLQEAYNIKNNITPMAIKTNLHGSILGQ, from the coding sequence ATGGATTTTCAATTTAAATCAAAATTTGAACCCAAAGGTGATCAGCCAAAAGCTATTAAACAACTAACCGAGGGAATTCAAAAAAATTATAAAGCACAAACTTTACTTGGCGTTACTGGAAGCGGCAAGACTTTTACGATGGCAAAAATTATTGAAAATGTCCAAAGACCAACTCTCGTAATGTCGCACAACAAAACTCTAGCAGCTCAACTCTATAACGAATTCAAACTTTTTTTCCCAAATAACGCGGTTCATTACTTTGTTTCTTATTATGACTACTATCAACCAGAAGCCTATATTCCCCAGTCTGACACCTATATCGAGAAAGAAGCGACGATTAATGAAGAAATAGACAGGCTCCGTCATGCGGCAACCCAATCACTCGTAAACAGACGTGATGTGATAATTGTGGCTTCAGTTTCTTGTATTTATGGGATAGGGGCTCGAGAAGACTATATTGAACAGGGTATTATTTTTGAAGAAGGGCAAGAGATAAAAAGAAATCATATTTTAAAAGAATTAGTTCGGATGCAATTTGAAAGAAATGATACTGCTTTTTATCGTGGACAATTTCGAGTAAAGGGCGATACTATTGATATTCATCTTAGTACCGGAGAAGGAGTTATAAGGATTATTTTATTTGGTGATGTGATTGAGAAAATTCTTATATTTACTATTAAGCCGAGTGCTGGAAATCCTATTTGGGCTGGAGAACTTCGAAACAAAGATGCGGCCAATTTGGAAAAGATAAATCTGCTTCCGGCAAAACATTTTATGACTCCAGAAGACCGAATGAAAAAGGCAGTCAAAAAAATAAAAGCTGAATTAAAACAAAGATTAAAGGCATTGAGAGGAGAGGATAATCCCGCGAAAACTCCTAAAGGAGTGCGGGATGTCGCACTCACACCTGCTCCAAAGAACGTAGAAGCTTATAGACTAGAGAGAAAAACAAATTATGATATTGAGATGATGGAGGAACTTGGATACTGTAATGGCATCGAAAATTATTCTAGGCATTTATCGGGAAGAAAAGCAGGAACATCTCCCGATACTTTAATAGACTTTTTTCCGAAAGACTATTTAATGTTTATCGATGAATCCCATGTAACCGTTCCGCAAATCGGTGGTATGTTTGCAGGAGATAAATCAAGAAAAGAGACCTTGATTGATTTTGGCTTCCGACTCCCCTCTGCTCTCGACAACAGACCACTTAATTTCGCTGAATTCAATACAAAAGTAAATCAAGTAATATACGCCAGTGCAACTCCTAGAGAATATGAAATCAATCAATCAAAACAAATAGTTGAACAGCTTATTAGGCCGACTGGATTACTTGATCCTGAAATTCAAATAAAGAAAAAAGACAATCAAGTTGCCGATGTTATGGATGAACTTGAAAAAGTTATTAGAAAAAAACAAAGAGTTCTAATAACAACCCTAACAAAAAGAATGGCCGAGGAATTATCTGAATTTATTGCTGAACGTGGAGTAAGAGTAGAATACCTCCACAGTGAAATTGACACTCTCGAGAGAGTAGAAATCTTGAGACGTTTAAGAACCGGAGAGATAGATGTCTTGGTTGGAGTAAATCTTCTGCGAGAAGGGCTTGATTTACCTGAGGTAGCTTTGGTCGCAATTCTTGATGCTGATATTTCAGGATTCCTCAGAAATGAAACCGCCTTAGTTCAAACCGTAGGAAGAGCAGCAAGAAATATAGATGGTCGAGTTATTATGTATGCCAACAAAATGACGCCAGCAATTAAGTTTGCTGTTGCTGAAACAAAGAGAAGAAGACGTTTACAAGAAGCCTACAATATAAAAAACAACATTACTCCTATGGCGATAAAAACTAATTTACATGGGAGTATATTGGGACAATAA